A stretch of the uncultured Cohaesibacter sp. genome encodes the following:
- a CDS encoding PAS-domain containing protein: MAYYIGDRDLEKHLLTFLMESSHQGMSLVSSSMEVLFINKAACHMLGLSADVIKENPSLEYIMRYLADRGVYGPGDPEMLVKEVLESAWNLKATDMEREQPDGRIIRMQRTPLGQSGFVTIYSDVTDQRTYEANLEATQYELEIKLEHSLDEVNYHRDLLVNAMDAINDGLIVFDENDHLVLANKRMQDLYPSLRRHLLHHSHIDRIEGFSLPDAPRPEDDAANLYFSSEHKLHDDNWYRINHSPTVNGGRIAIFSDVSVYKDQTIKLQDHTNQLVKLLQKEITLSETQREFVSMASHEFKTPLAIIDSNAQRIQRKIGQMPDDRLRERIGNIRDSVQRMQYLINRFMDFSTDEITGMKADPKRQPFRGALEKLCMSHREMGEDCNIVWDLDALPQFAQFDQNLLDQCVSNILSNAIKYSEPQAPIKVTGERTERYLKIRVEDQGVGIPKAEMSKIFKKYFRASTSSGIAGTGIGLNFAQMALKEHGGHIEVASEVGVGSCFTIFLPAKLAIDEQEEDTVPARAVS, translated from the coding sequence ATGGCATATTATATCGGTGATAGAGATCTGGAAAAACACCTGCTCACCTTTCTGATGGAATCGTCCCATCAAGGTATGTCGCTGGTCAGCAGCTCGATGGAAGTCTTGTTCATCAACAAGGCCGCCTGCCATATGCTTGGATTGAGCGCCGATGTCATCAAGGAAAATCCGTCCCTTGAATATATAATGCGCTATCTTGCCGATCGGGGCGTCTATGGCCCCGGTGACCCGGAAATGCTGGTCAAAGAAGTGCTTGAATCTGCGTGGAATTTAAAAGCCACCGATATGGAACGCGAACAACCGGACGGGCGCATCATCCGCATGCAGCGAACCCCGCTGGGACAGTCTGGCTTCGTCACCATCTATAGCGATGTTACCGATCAGCGCACCTATGAGGCCAATCTTGAAGCCACACAGTATGAGCTGGAAATAAAGCTTGAGCATAGCCTTGATGAAGTCAATTATCACCGTGATCTTCTGGTCAATGCCATGGATGCGATCAATGATGGCCTGATCGTCTTTGACGAAAATGATCATCTGGTGTTGGCCAACAAACGCATGCAGGATCTCTACCCTTCCCTGCGCCGTCATCTTTTGCACCATTCCCACATCGACAGAATCGAAGGCTTCAGCCTACCCGATGCGCCGCGCCCCGAGGACGATGCAGCGAACCTGTATTTCAGCAGTGAGCACAAGCTGCATGACGACAATTGGTACCGCATCAACCATTCACCCACGGTCAATGGCGGGCGCATTGCGATCTTTTCCGATGTCTCGGTCTACAAGGATCAGACCATCAAGCTGCAAGACCATACCAACCAACTGGTCAAACTGCTGCAAAAGGAAATCACGCTCTCGGAAACCCAGCGCGAATTCGTCTCGATGGCCTCCCACGAATTCAAGACCCCGCTCGCCATCATCGACAGCAACGCCCAGCGTATTCAGCGCAAGATCGGGCAGATGCCGGATGACCGTTTACGCGAACGGATTGGCAATATCCGCGACTCCGTGCAACGCATGCAATATCTGATCAACCGCTTCATGGATTTCTCGACCGATGAAATCACCGGCATGAAGGCCGATCCCAAGCGACAGCCATTCAGGGGTGCGTTGGAGAAATTGTGCATGTCCCATCGGGAGATGGGTGAGGATTGCAACATTGTCTGGGACCTTGATGCCCTACCGCAATTCGCTCAATTCGACCAGAATCTACTCGATCAATGCGTCAGCAACATCCTCTCCAATGCCATCAAATATTCCGAACCACAGGCTCCAATCAAGGTGACCGGTGAACGCACTGAGCGCTATTTGAAAATCCGCGTTGAGGATCAAGGCGTTGGCATTCCAAAAGCGGAAATGTCCAAGATCTTCAAAAAATATTTCCGCGCCTCAACCTCCAGCGGCATTGCAGGCACCGGCATCGGCCTCAATTTTGCACAGATGGCCCTCAAAGAGCATGGCGGTCATATCGAGGTCGCCTCAGAGGTCGGCGTTGGCTCCTGCTTCACGATTTTCCTGCCTGCCAAACTGGCTATCGATGAACAAGAAGAAGACACAGTCCCGGCCCGGGCCGTATCCTGA
- a CDS encoding low molecular weight protein-tyrosine-phosphatase, whose amino-acid sequence MGRNNPDRVSLSRSGYDHHKAGLTSMAHGIQSILFVCLGNICRSPLAEGVMRHKLREAGLERQVRLDSCGTGPWHVGNPPDRRSVGIARQHGVEMDDLRARKVSRQDFYDFELILAMDQDNLADLKAIQPSDGIAELALYLDYCGVADDLGFDEVPDPYFGGDRGFEAVYRMIDRASEGLVARCR is encoded by the coding sequence TTGGGACGCAATAATCCTGATCGAGTGAGCCTCTCACGCTCAGGCTATGACCACCACAAAGCGGGGCTGACCAGCATGGCGCATGGCATCCAATCCATTCTGTTTGTCTGTTTGGGCAATATTTGTCGCTCTCCTTTGGCCGAAGGGGTGATGCGCCACAAGCTGCGCGAGGCGGGGCTGGAGCGTCAGGTTCGGCTTGATAGTTGTGGCACCGGGCCATGGCATGTGGGCAACCCGCCGGATCGCCGCTCAGTCGGCATTGCCAGACAGCATGGGGTGGAGATGGACGATTTGCGGGCGCGCAAGGTGAGTCGGCAGGATTTTTACGATTTTGAGCTGATCCTGGCGATGGATCAGGACAATCTGGCGGATCTCAAGGCCATTCAACCCAGCGACGGGATCGCAGAGCTGGCACTCTATCTGGATTATTGTGGGGTTGCTGACGATCTGGGATTTGATGAGGTGCCCGACCCCTATTTCGGCGGGGATCGCGGCTTTGAGGCGGTTTATCGCATGATTGACCGGGCGAGCGAGGGGCTCGTCGCCCGCTGTCGATGA
- the thpR gene encoding RNA 2',3'-cyclic phosphodiesterase produces MPRLFAGLEIPPSISTLLSLQKGGLYGARWVDQSNYHITLRFMGDVDYALANEIVFQMSQIQFPEFDLALRGFGAFGSKKPHSVFAAVQNNEDLYLLHRELERRMNKIGLKPDKHDYTPHVTLARLNKNAEAIDVANYLAMRGDFRTEQFSVPRFVLYSAKDSIGGGPYVIEETFDLL; encoded by the coding sequence ATGCCACGCTTGTTTGCCGGTTTGGAAATCCCCCCTTCGATCAGCACTCTGCTGTCTTTGCAAAAGGGTGGCCTCTATGGTGCCCGCTGGGTGGATCAGTCCAACTATCACATCACACTGCGTTTCATGGGCGATGTTGACTATGCGCTTGCCAATGAAATTGTCTTCCAGATGTCCCAGATTCAATTTCCCGAATTCGATCTCGCCCTGCGCGGCTTTGGCGCCTTTGGATCAAAAAAGCCCCATTCGGTCTTTGCAGCGGTGCAGAATAATGAAGATCTCTATCTGCTCCACCGTGAGCTGGAACGGCGGATGAACAAGATCGGCCTGAAGCCTGACAAGCATGACTATACGCCTCATGTCACCCTCGCCCGACTGAACAAAAATGCCGAAGCGATAGACGTGGCCAATTATCTGGCAATGCGAGGTGATTTCCGCACCGAACAATTCAGTGTGCCGCGCTTCGTGCTTTATTCCGCCAAGGACAGCATCGGCGGCGGCCCCTATGTGATCGAGGAAACCTTCGACCTCTTGTAA
- a CDS encoding aldo/keto reductase: MEMRKLGRTDLDVSCLCLGTMTWGEQNTQAEGFEQMDYATENGINFFDTAELYAIPPKPETQGRTEEIIGNWMHEKGNRDEIVIASKVIGRSGMTWFREDGSSGQLNRDQINEAVNASLKRLKTDYIDLYQIHWPDRNVTQFGANPIVYAHPDPAEDENSIAEILDVMNDLVKAGKIRHLGLSNESGWGTMRFVTEAEAGNGPRVVSVQNAYNLLNRTFEVNMAEIAMRENIGLLPYSVLGQGFITGKYLDGKRPHGARTTLFDRQQRYTTPGSEPAIRGYLKVAEDFNVDIAQLSIAFATSRPFVTSTILGATTLDQLKTDIAAHDMVVSEEMEDAINAVHMVHANPCP; encoded by the coding sequence ATGGAAATGAGAAAACTTGGTCGCACCGACCTTGACGTCAGTTGTCTGTGCCTTGGCACCATGACCTGGGGAGAACAAAACACCCAGGCCGAAGGCTTCGAACAAATGGATTATGCCACGGAAAATGGCATCAACTTCTTTGACACCGCAGAGCTCTATGCCATTCCGCCAAAACCTGAAACCCAGGGCAGAACCGAAGAAATTATCGGCAACTGGATGCACGAAAAGGGCAACCGCGACGAAATCGTTATCGCCTCCAAAGTCATTGGTCGCAGCGGCATGACCTGGTTCCGCGAAGATGGCTCCTCAGGCCAACTGAACCGCGACCAGATCAACGAAGCCGTCAATGCAAGTCTGAAGCGGCTCAAAACCGACTATATCGACCTCTACCAGATCCATTGGCCGGACCGGAACGTCACCCAGTTCGGCGCCAACCCGATTGTATATGCCCATCCGGACCCGGCAGAAGACGAAAATTCCATCGCCGAAATTCTCGATGTGATGAATGATCTGGTCAAGGCGGGCAAAATCCGCCATTTGGGCCTGTCCAACGAAAGCGGCTGGGGCACCATGCGTTTTGTGACTGAGGCCGAAGCCGGCAACGGCCCGCGGGTCGTCTCGGTTCAGAATGCCTATAACCTGTTAAACCGCACCTTCGAGGTGAATATGGCCGAAATCGCCATGCGCGAGAATATCGGCCTGCTGCCATATTCGGTGCTCGGACAGGGCTTTATCACTGGCAAATATCTCGATGGCAAACGTCCTCACGGTGCGCGAACAACCCTGTTTGATCGCCAGCAACGCTACACGACACCGGGCTCTGAGCCAGCCATTCGCGGCTATCTCAAAGTGGCCGAGGACTTCAATGTCGACATCGCGCAATTGTCCATCGCCTTTGCCACCTCGCGCCCCTTTGTCACCTCGACCATCCTTGGCGCAACCACCCTTGATCAGCTCAAGACCGATATTGCAGCCCACGACATGGTGGTGAGCGAAGAGATGGAAGACGCCATCAATGCGGTCCATATGGTTCACGCCAATCCTTGCCCGTAA
- a CDS encoding arylesterase: MRILVFGDSLSAGYQLPSGKGFTDQLQKSLTKKGLAVEVINAAVSGDTSANGLSRLDWSTPDNVDLVILELGANDALQGLPVDKTKANLAAMIEKFRAKGAKVALMGMKAPPNMGQSFVSSFDAIYLALAKEMSVPLLPFFLEGVAGDPSLNLADGIHPNPQGIEIIVSNVAPFIMDIVKDLN; encoded by the coding sequence GTGCGCATTCTGGTTTTCGGAGACAGCCTTTCCGCCGGTTATCAATTACCCTCAGGCAAGGGGTTCACAGATCAGTTGCAAAAAAGCCTGACAAAAAAGGGCTTGGCGGTCGAGGTGATCAATGCGGCGGTGTCGGGCGACACCAGCGCCAACGGCCTGTCGCGCCTTGACTGGTCGACCCCGGACAATGTCGATCTCGTGATACTGGAGCTGGGTGCCAATGATGCGCTTCAGGGCCTGCCCGTTGACAAAACAAAGGCCAACCTTGCCGCGATGATCGAAAAATTCCGCGCCAAAGGCGCCAAGGTTGCCCTGATGGGCATGAAAGCTCCACCCAATATGGGCCAGAGCTTTGTCTCTTCCTTTGATGCAATCTATCTTGCCCTCGCCAAAGAGATGAGCGTTCCTTTGTTGCCCTTTTTCCTTGAAGGCGTTGCCGGAGATCCCTCTCTCAACCTTGCTGACGGCATCCACCCCAATCCCCAAGGCATTGAAATCATCGTCAGCAATGTTGCGCCTTTCATCATGGACATAGTAAAAGACCTGAACTGA
- a CDS encoding ABC transporter ATP-binding protein — translation MDPVIISLHDVFLSLGSGHSRVDILRGIELDIARGQSVGLVGPSGSGKSTLLMVMAGLEQADRGKVLVDGSDMSAMDEDTLARFRGAEIGIIFQSFHLVPTMTALENTAIPLELAGRSDAYDVAKAELEAVGLGSRIHHYPAEMSGGEQQRVAIARALAPRPAILIADEPTGNLDAETGKEISDLMFRLHKERGMTLMLVTHDPNLADRCERVVRLKSGQLVEDEQENATAAAESQGAGNGSDG, via the coding sequence CTGGATCCTGTCATCATTTCCCTGCATGACGTGTTTCTCAGTCTGGGGTCGGGTCATTCACGGGTCGATATCCTGCGCGGAATCGAGCTTGATATTGCACGCGGCCAATCGGTTGGGCTTGTGGGACCGTCTGGGTCGGGCAAATCGACCCTGTTGATGGTGATGGCGGGGCTGGAACAGGCCGATCGGGGCAAGGTGCTGGTGGATGGCAGTGACATGTCGGCGATGGATGAAGACACGCTGGCGCGCTTTCGCGGAGCGGAAATCGGCATCATTTTTCAGTCTTTTCATTTGGTTCCAACCATGACAGCGCTCGAGAACACTGCCATTCCGCTGGAATTGGCCGGGCGAAGCGATGCCTATGATGTGGCCAAAGCCGAACTGGAAGCCGTTGGTCTTGGGTCGCGGATCCATCATTACCCGGCGGAAATGTCAGGTGGCGAGCAGCAAAGGGTGGCGATTGCCCGGGCGCTTGCACCGCGGCCAGCAATCCTGATCGCCGACGAACCGACGGGCAATCTCGATGCCGAGACCGGCAAGGAAATTTCCGATCTGATGTTCCGACTGCATAAAGAGCGGGGCATGACTTTGATGCTGGTGACCCATGATCCCAATCTGGCGGATCGCTGCGAGCGGGTGGTGCGGTTGAAGTCTGGCCAGCTGGTCGAAGACGAGCAAGAGAATGCCACTGCAGCAGCAGAAAGCCAGGGAGCCGGGAATGGATCAGATGGTTGA
- a CDS encoding FtsX-like permease family protein yields MDQMVDKTASADARHGAFVTPPRSMMAWIKLAFRFAFREMRGGLSGFYIFLACIALGVAAIGAVGSASRTLTGGLEEQGRVILGGDLSLSAIHTRVNDEQRAFLGQFGRFGEVATLRAMASREDKSEQMLVEIKAVDDAYPMVGTLETAQGKGLAKDQLLVDPLLLNRLGLKVGDPLMVGVKRFIIADVITTEPDALATGLALGPRLLMSLEDLSETDLVQPGAIVRWTGRVAMDGSPDLSQIEAVIEQIKQAYPDNGWRIQSRANAARGLKRNIDRFASFLVLVGLASLITGGVGIANAVHAFIQSRQNTIASYKCLGAPGWLIVAIYLAQILMIAMLGIAIGLGIAALVPFGMALVVPDNLPLSSALWHPQELGLAALFGLLAALLFSIRPLLRARSIPATALFRDQIAPVRYHASRVDWLISLALGALLVGLVLATAKVTMVAVGFLVGMVIVFALLRLIAFAIMQGAKRLPRIRRVVPRLAIANLHRPGALTPSVALSLGLGLSLLVTLVLIDLNLQNQLTGNLQEKAPNFFFVNIQNNEVERFEARLDALAPNGERERVPMLRGRLTELKGIPASDYDAPDGARWVLRGDRGITYSADLPENSVLMEGQWWPKNYSGKPLVSFDYELANELGLAIGDSLSVNVLGRTITAEISNLRQVEWQSMAINFVMVFSPNTFAGAPHAHLATLSLDPASARSPQAIRTQEADVMKAVIRDFPTVTTVRVGEALDRVNDLVRQLAWGMRAASSLAILASILVLAGALAAGQRERIYDAVILKTLGASRRQVLSAYSLEYGLLGLVTALFALGIGHGAAYLVLTQVMDMPFVWQPVAALVAVLLAMTATVVLGLIGTWSSLNKKPARVLRNG; encoded by the coding sequence ATGGATCAGATGGTTGACAAGACCGCTTCGGCAGATGCCCGGCATGGTGCCTTTGTCACCCCACCGCGCAGCATGATGGCGTGGATCAAGCTTGCCTTTCGTTTTGCCTTTCGCGAAATGCGCGGAGGGCTTTCCGGATTTTATATTTTTCTTGCCTGTATTGCCCTCGGGGTGGCGGCTATCGGGGCGGTTGGTTCAGCCTCGCGTACGCTGACCGGTGGCCTTGAAGAGCAGGGGCGCGTGATTTTGGGGGGTGATCTGTCCCTGTCGGCGATCCATACCCGGGTCAATGATGAGCAGCGGGCCTTTCTTGGTCAATTTGGCCGCTTTGGCGAAGTGGCCACCTTGCGAGCGATGGCCAGCAGGGAAGATAAATCCGAGCAGATGCTGGTCGAGATCAAGGCGGTGGATGATGCCTATCCGATGGTTGGCACGCTGGAAACCGCCCAAGGCAAGGGGCTGGCGAAGGATCAATTGCTGGTGGATCCGCTGCTGCTTAATCGCCTCGGTCTCAAGGTTGGTGATCCGCTGATGGTCGGCGTCAAGCGCTTTATCATTGCTGATGTGATCACCACCGAACCGGATGCGCTGGCCACCGGGCTGGCGCTCGGGCCGCGTCTGTTAATGTCGCTTGAAGATCTGAGTGAGACCGATTTGGTTCAGCCCGGCGCGATTGTTCGCTGGACGGGCCGGGTGGCGATGGATGGCTCACCGGATCTTTCCCAGATTGAAGCGGTCATCGAGCAAATCAAGCAAGCCTATCCGGACAATGGCTGGCGCATCCAGTCGCGCGCCAATGCCGCGCGGGGCCTCAAGCGCAATATCGACCGGTTTGCCTCATTCCTTGTCTTGGTGGGACTGGCGTCGCTGATCACCGGGGGTGTTGGCATTGCCAACGCTGTGCATGCCTTCATCCAGTCGCGGCAAAATACCATTGCCAGTTATAAATGCCTTGGTGCGCCGGGATGGTTGATTGTTGCCATCTATCTGGCGCAAATTCTAATGATTGCGATGCTGGGCATTGCCATCGGTTTAGGGATTGCCGCGCTTGTTCCCTTTGGCATGGCATTGGTGGTGCCGGACAATCTGCCGCTCTCCTCGGCCTTGTGGCACCCGCAGGAGCTGGGGCTTGCGGCTCTGTTCGGGCTGTTGGCAGCGTTGCTTTTCTCCATCCGACCTTTGCTCCGGGCGCGTTCCATTCCGGCAACGGCTCTCTTTCGCGATCAGATCGCCCCGGTGCGTTATCATGCCAGTCGGGTGGATTGGCTGATTTCGCTGGCGCTTGGGGCCTTGCTGGTTGGGCTGGTGCTGGCGACGGCGAAAGTGACCATGGTGGCGGTCGGCTTTCTGGTCGGGATGGTGATTGTCTTTGCGCTGCTGCGGCTGATTGCCTTTGCCATCATGCAAGGGGCCAAGCGCCTGCCGCGTATCCGTCGGGTGGTGCCGCGTCTGGCAATTGCCAATTTGCATCGGCCCGGTGCGCTGACCCCGTCGGTGGCTTTGTCGCTCGGGCTTGGTCTGAGTTTGCTGGTCACCTTGGTGCTGATTGATCTCAATTTGCAGAACCAACTGACCGGCAATTTGCAGGAAAAAGCGCCGAATTTCTTTTTCGTCAATATCCAGAATAACGAAGTTGAACGCTTTGAAGCGCGGCTTGATGCCCTTGCTCCCAATGGTGAGCGCGAGCGGGTGCCGATGTTGCGAGGGCGTTTGACCGAGCTGAAAGGCATTCCGGCAAGCGACTATGACGCGCCGGACGGAGCCCGCTGGGTGTTGCGTGGTGATCGCGGCATTACCTATTCTGCGGATCTGCCGGAAAATTCCGTCCTGATGGAAGGCCAATGGTGGCCGAAGAATTATTCCGGCAAGCCACTGGTGTCATTCGATTATGAGTTGGCCAATGAATTGGGTCTGGCAATTGGTGACAGTCTGTCGGTCAATGTGCTGGGGCGGACGATCACGGCCGAAATCAGCAATTTGCGGCAGGTGGAATGGCAGTCGATGGCGATCAATTTCGTGATGGTCTTCTCGCCCAATACTTTTGCTGGTGCCCCCCATGCCCATTTGGCAACCCTGTCTCTGGATCCGGCAAGCGCAAGATCGCCGCAAGCCATTCGCACGCAGGAAGCGGATGTGATGAAGGCGGTGATCAGGGACTTCCCCACCGTGACGACGGTGCGGGTTGGCGAGGCGCTTGACCGGGTCAACGATCTGGTGCGACAATTGGCGTGGGGCATGCGAGCGGCCTCTTCGTTGGCGATCCTTGCCTCGATACTGGTGCTGGCTGGCGCTTTGGCGGCGGGGCAGCGGGAGCGAATATATGATGCAGTGATCCTCAAGACCCTTGGGGCCAGTCGTCGGCAGGTCTTGTCGGCCTATAGCCTTGAATATGGTTTGTTGGGTCTGGTCACGGCTCTGTTTGCTCTTGGCATCGGCCATGGGGCCGCCTATCTGGTTTTGACCCAGGTGATGGATATGCCTTTCGTGTGGCAGCCGGTGGCAGCCCTGGTCGCAGTGTTGCTGGCAATGACGGCGACGGTGGTGCTGGGTCTCATTGGCACATGGTCAAGCCTGAACAAGAAACCTGCGCGCGTACTCAGGAATGGTTAA
- a CDS encoding Bax inhibitor-1/YccA family protein — protein MSNDFRQGAHLSGRAAEMAQIDQGLRSYMLKVYNYMAIALGVTGLLAYVTYSMAFGVVDGKVVGYTQLGATLFASPLKWVIMFAPFALVMFLSFRIQKMSAGTAQMVFWGYAALMGISLASIFAVFTAQSITQVFFITAASFAGLSLYGYTTTKSLSGMGSFLMMGLIGIVIASIVNIFLGSNALQFAISVIGVLVFAGLTAYDTQQIKEMYFEGDSADTAGKKAIMGALRLYLDFINLFLMLLQLFGNRE, from the coding sequence ATGTCGAATGATTTCCGTCAGGGCGCACATCTGAGCGGCCGTGCCGCCGAGATGGCTCAGATTGATCAGGGCCTGCGCAGCTACATGCTCAAGGTCTACAATTATATGGCCATTGCACTGGGTGTGACTGGCCTGTTGGCTTATGTTACCTATTCGATGGCCTTTGGTGTCGTCGATGGCAAGGTAGTTGGCTATACCCAGCTGGGTGCCACCCTGTTTGCCAGCCCGCTGAAGTGGGTCATCATGTTCGCGCCATTTGCATTGGTGATGTTCCTGAGCTTCCGCATTCAGAAAATGAGCGCAGGCACGGCCCAGATGGTCTTTTGGGGCTATGCGGCCCTGATGGGCATTTCGCTGGCTTCGATCTTTGCGGTCTTCACCGCCCAGTCCATCACCCAGGTCTTCTTCATTACCGCAGCGTCCTTTGCTGGTCTTAGCCTGTATGGTTACACCACCACCAAGAGCCTGTCCGGTATGGGTAGCTTCCTGATGATGGGTCTGATCGGCATCGTGATCGCGTCGATCGTCAATATCTTCCTTGGCTCCAACGCTCTTCAGTTTGCCATTTCTGTGATTGGCGTTCTGGTCTTTGCTGGCCTGACCGCTTATGACACCCAGCAGATCAAGGAAATGTATTTTGAAGGCGACAGCGCTGATACTGCAGGCAAGAAAGCCATTATGGGCGCTCTGCGCCTCTATCTGGACTTCATCAACCTGTTCCTGATGCTGCTGCAGCTGTTCGGCAACCGCGAATAG
- a CDS encoding DUF2794 domain-containing protein, with product MAPSTPPQICFNRVELMAILNVYGRMVAAGEMRDYAIDTLKDRAIFSIFRRTSEMPLYRIEKHPKLARKQGAFVLVSQQGQILKRGHDLRPILALLNQKLMKLVEK from the coding sequence ATGGCACCATCAACCCCGCCGCAAATTTGCTTCAACCGGGTGGAATTGATGGCGATCCTGAATGTCTATGGCCGCATGGTCGCCGCCGGAGAAATGCGCGATTACGCCATCGACACCCTGAAGGACAGGGCAATTTTCTCCATCTTTCGGCGCACCAGCGAAATGCCGCTTTATCGCATCGAGAAACATCCCAAACTGGCCCGCAAGCAAGGGGCCTTTGTGCTGGTTTCCCAACAGGGCCAAATCCTCAAACGTGGCCACGATCTCCGCCCGATCCTTGCCTTGCTCAATCAAAAACTGATGAAACTGGTAGAAAAGTGA